Within Quercus lobata isolate SW786 chromosome 5, ValleyOak3.0 Primary Assembly, whole genome shotgun sequence, the genomic segment CACCTCCAGAAGTTGCCAAAGTACAAGCAGGGTTGGAAAGTCTCTTTGAGgtgagtttttccttttctgttttcCCTCATTCTTCTTCAATTTGTTTGGTGCAAATTGCATTTTCTCCCATTATGTAGAAGTTTAAATGTTTGATTTGCATGTTATAAAAATCTCTTATAGCTCGTTGCTAAAGTGAACCAATGTAATGGgtctttcaaaaataaattatcatttttggACAAGGCTCGCAGCTTGATAAATTATTGTTCAATTCCTGATAttaaaaaatgtgataaaaataacatagataaataaaataaaatgttgatatattttgtaaaatatcaATGTAATGcatatttcttctctctctctctttatattcaactaaataaactttttaaatattctAAAAGTATTTAAATTGATTAGAATGGATAAGGTCAATATATGAAGCTCAAGAAGTTTAGCCAAAATAATAGGGATGATCTTTAGCGTTAGCAAACCAATCATTGCTGCAATACTATCGGGGTATGACTCAAGAGAATTGTATCTGCATTTAACTAttgaattttggattttttttttttttttttccttaggaATTTTGAAGGGAAGTCAGTAATCAGTTTTTCATGGCATTACTTGGATGTTTTCTAATGACTCATTGTAATGTACACATTTtgattactttaaaattttcttgcGAAAGCTAAATTGGATCTGCcgttaactctttttttatcAGGCTTGGTGCATCACAAAGAGGTCCCCCTCTTCTCAACAATGTTCAACTCTCTATGCATAGTCAATGTAACAATTTGCCTtttatgtaataataataaaaaaaagtgtttggcTTCAGCTTTGCTaagttttttgagaaagagCTTTGCTAAGTTGATAGgttatttttctaaaatcatTGGTTTATATGTTGTGCTTTGGGTGAAAGCCATAGACCTTGAAAAGATAGAGGGTTCCAAAGCTACTGCATGAACCTTCGGAGAACAGTAGTATAGTTGATTTGGAAGAACAATGACTTTCTTAGAATCAATCAATGCCCATGTAACTAAAGTTCAATTGGCAATGAGtaaaaagtattaatttttcTGCTCATAAGAGtcacttttttttactttttccctCAAGCTTCTTAATGAGAAGGGAATTTGGCATATAGTTACAAATTTTCAGGGGAAATCAGCCTACTAAGAGTTTTTATTTCCCTATTGCATATATGATATTCCAATTATGcgaatttttagaatttaagatGATATTCCAAGTAGTACCTCTGCATAACAAAGAGATTCTTCATCATTCCATgatattacaaaaacaaatattggtTTCAAACAAGATTTAGCATATGAACATATGCATGATCTAgatatttacataattttttttacaaaagcaTAAACTGTATGATCAATTGCAAACTAAATCATGTTCAAATCATGGTGTCATTTCTCTTTCCTACAACGATTCAGGTTTTAAAAATGGACATTTATAAACAATTGTCTTAAAAGCAAACTATTTATAAATGGAGTTTATAGCAAACTTTTCATAATTCAAGTTAAAAGTTATTGGCCACTTAacttacaaaatatataatacattatatCCAATCATActcaattagaaaaataattatataattttgagtTTAAGACTAATACTTATAAGCTTCACGTATTCATTTCTTCTTTcacttatcaattaaaaaaaatgtcaaaatttataCGACTAGTTGAATCTAATAGGCAAATAATGGGTTATTTTTCATTGCTTTTTTGCCTCTGAAAATTGGGGGGATTTGCTTTGTAGGAACCAGTTTTCACAATTAATTTAATTGTAAGAATTGATTACTTCACTATTAACGAGTACTACTGTGAAATTTGAGGGTGCTTAGACTAGGGAAAGGACTAAGAGGGTCACTTATTgattaaagtaaagaataaaggATTAACAACATTGAAGGGGTTATTGATACATGATTGCATGTCATAATACTGAAGATATGGCCCTTGGTAGTACATTGGAGATTTTAAAATCCAttgcataatatttatttgCACTAGAATGTCCAAGCAATTTGATTGGTAGGATATGGGCTTAGATAGTAGATTTGGAAGCACTGATACATAcatgttttggaatttttgctGTTAAATTGAAGTTTTGCAATGATTTATGACTGTTATACTACTATTTGAAAGTAGAGTAACAAACAATTTCTAATAATGTCCACTCTCATTaagtgttttcactttttccatGTTGAGAGATATCAAAACGCTATTTTCTTCCATTGTTGTTATGCAATTACTTGGTAGGATGTCAATGTCAGTTTTGAAgccatttaaaataataatcatgGAAAGAGTATTCCATTTTACTTGcattttttagttctttctACCATATTGGGAAGATCCCTGATTTACTAGacatactttatttttttttttttcagagagGCTCGTCATAACTGGAGCACATGCACAGGATTTGATATCTTTGGATGGCAGAAAAGTTTGTAAATATGGAACTTGGAGAAGATAGCTCCAGGTTTGGGTCTTTACCAGTCACGACTTCAAGGAATCTGTCATCATCATCTTCGGTATTCTTTTCAACGAATCAGTCGCCCTTCTTCTCTCCTAAATCACCAACATGTCATTTATCAGAATCCAAATAGTCCAGCAGTCAATGTGATGGCATTCGTTCAAGTATTGATCCTCTTAAACTTTATTAGGATGAAAATATGCAAAGCGTAATGGAAAGGAGAGTGCGTCCTGTTAGGAAAGTTGGCATTCACAATCTTTTGGGCTGAACACTACCAAATGTAGTGTagtgcaaaagaagaagaaagagaacatCATTCTACACTAAAAAAGTTGGGAAAGTTGACATTCATCATGCATCCTTCAATGGAACAGTTttatctctttcctttttttttttttttttttttttttttgaaactatctctttcctctaccatagattgttttattataaaattgaaaatgaccTGTTTGTCATGCAAACAAATGTGCAAGATAACATAGATTATATTGGTGGTGAACAGTAAATTTAATTGCAGTTGAGCATTCTATGAAGACATCactatagcattttttttttttttttttaaagccaagttatagtaacaaaataaatatttttattttttattgaactatCCCGCGCATTGCACAGGTTAGTGACTAGTTTATTATATTACTTAACCGATACAAAACTGTTTCAATAGATTTATAAATAGTAAAACATGTCTTCCAAGTTAAAATTTAACTcgttcaaccaaaaaaaaaaaaaaaaagaagttaaattttactttttggtatGCATTTGTGTTATAACTCTATCCCCTCTCCTTTGTGTGtgcatcttttttctttttatagaaaaagtaatttaataataataataatgaaatttacatatttaaacgTACTTATAAATTAAGTGAATGAATAGCATCACATGAGTAGGGGGAAAACTATATGTATTTTACATAATTTCCTTGTAAAGGAACCCTTAATAAATCTAAGaaatgttttaaacaaaaattagtgaGGGACTATCGATATTGAGGGGATAGAGATTCAAGACAGTTTATCTGAAATAGAATATTAACCAAAGAATATCAGAAATTcatcaggaaaaatatttagtGGTTCTTTTGCAAATTCAAAGCTCAATTATCATTGAATATGtcatatatatagaatttaCAATACTTGATGTCAGAATAAATTACTCTAGGTTTAcgtatttctttttaatttggtaatgagtctatttcaaaaaattttgtttttcctaatgAATCagtccttttatttttccttcgtATGAATCACAATTGTTGAAATCTTTAGTTTTAGTCATACAACTGAATTATATGTTTCGCCATTTTTGTGGAACTTATCTataattgatattgataatgATATTGACCCTTTACCtagtttttaattcaataattccAAAAGTTCCGACTTGGCTTAAAATGTATGATCCACAATATGTTTACCAAAAAATCAAGACTCTATGAATTGGCAACTCTGTCACTGGTCCATAGTCTTCCTCGGGGGACTTCTAATGCTATTTTTAACTTTATGAATAGTTGTGAGAATAGAGAGTGGAAAACCTTCTTTTGAATtgatttaccttttttttttttttttttgagaatgtgaATTGATTTACCTTGGTAAATAAATACCTACAAAACAAATTAGGTCGATACAAAgaaataaatgataaataaataccTACAAAACATTTAGGTCGATAAAAAGACATAACTGGTAAATAAATacctacaaaaaaaataatgtctcCACCTTTGCCTCAATTtacctttcttttgttgattttttcaaaaaatgaaataaaaatatatataaaataaaataaaacacaagatGGATCAATAGAAACTAATCAAAGGTTGTAGTCTCATCCATGAAAAAGTCCATCCATTCCTATAATTTTCccacagaaagaaagaaagcttaAAATGGTAATGGAAAAAATATGTATTGCATGTGCTAAGAGAGAACCCATTCTACATTATAAAATTCTATATGTCATAGATAGATGGCATGATGGTTGGCTAAGATGAGTGAAAAGTGTGCTCAACGGCTGTGCATCCCTCTAACAAGACTTTCATGTAGCTCGTATTTACATTACTGATCTTTGCAATGAAAACTTAGCTGGATAGCATTAGCCTCCAGAAGGATATGTGCAGCATACAAAACCCATTACCAAATCCTTCTCTCCTTTTATGATCTTTAGGAACTAAAGAGAATCTCTTTCAACTCATGCCTCAGCTAGCTTTAAGCGGGGAACAATATTCATCGATTGGAGTTCCTGAAAGCATGCCGTTGAGTGGCgagaatttaaacaaaaaacgTCTGTCAACGACTGACAGGAGTAACATATTCATCCAAGAGTGATCAGTGGAAATGCAAAcattttttgccttttatttttttgtaattgtctTCTTCCAATTTGTTGTTTTcgattttatacatttttttttacaagaataTAGCACCACATttaaatgttttcaaaacaccACGTGCAAATCTTGATGCTAAAAATACACTATGCCATAGATCCAAATTTAATCTAGTGAAATCAGACAAACTGTATAGGAGTAACAAAAAATGCATAGGTCATTATACAGCTCTTaatgtgaaagttcaaatagtgtataaaacacccttgaacgtttagacccccaaatacaaaataaccaattcaagctttatgacaaataactagtgtgcggaaaatgaacaaaaactataaacataattggtaaacaatctaagccaattaaaaacacattcacaacagaaaataaaaggcaaagataaagggaagagagatgcaaacacaaggacaacacacgatgtgttatcgaagaggaaaccgaagctctcggcataaaatctctccgccgtcctccaagcggtcaataatccactagaaaatgtagttgggatacatgaacgacaatagaccctctaagcctaatctacccgatgtacctaagccctccaagcttcttgctccaatgaggttacgccgaacctttttcttttctagcttaccggattccactATAATCCATaacatccgccatccttggcatcttccaatgcttcccaaagcttcaaaaacactcaacacccTAAATGGGTGTgtgtagtgtttggatagaaatctcctctcaataggtatgacaatgagaaaagaaatgagaagagactataaagatttctctctaagaatgagtagctctctctaattaggtgggtgttttgaagaaacctctcttagggtttttctttctgaataaccacacatattttgtgggaatgaggggtatttatactggtgtgagagtGGAATgtaaagagtcagtttttccaaaacagggttggctggcgGCTtaacctcgcgacttgactgagtcgcgagttcaagccacgATCTAATTGAGTGGctagtctggatttttgtcctgtagtgctccagctggtatgactgttcagctcccctgcatgctctgcacgtgtgcaATTTTTGGCGGCTTGTAAGCCGCGAGCCTCCCAcaagatccagccgcgagtccctgcttcactgcacagtcttgagcatttctttacactctctcacacactacccttacatgattcccatctaaatacaggatttctaagtgctgtattacaagcaaatttgtcatggaataaagccaacacatggttgattaaattcaaccttacataatGCATGTCAAATGGAAGATAAAGTctttaaagagaaaatattcTTCTTTGTCAGAGAAAATAATACCCAGACAACAAGTACCGACACTAAGTTTATGTAGTGAAACcaagaaaaaagatataaaagaataacttgtgtatAGAGACCTCCAACAAATCGAACAACAAAGATGAGATCTCAACCAAGTTATATAActtaatgaaagaaaatatcaaCAGAATAAAATGAGAACTCTGCTGTGGATAAACCAATCAATACAATGTCAATTCATACCTGGATTAAGAGCTTGCATGCATACGGAAGCTTCATAGTAGATATACCGTCCCTTTATTTACAAGATGAACAGATTCCAGTTTTCAGATGATGGTTGTAATATCCTAATAAACCACATATTCTGCAGACCTGCACCAAAAAGTAGGTGTTGCCACATACTTAAAGAGctaaataaacaaatcaattgcaaaaatagaaatttttggTATGAGACAAATTCTTAATTACATGTAGGTCTAGGTATAGCATAACAAGAATGATGTTGCAGCTTGAAGGACCACAAcaatcttaagaaaaaaaaaaacaaaacaaaaccaataaGCATTTTGCTTACACACAACATGGTGTTGGTCTAAAGGAAATTACTGTAAGTTATAATTAAAAATCTCTCCAAAGATATCCACAACAATCACAAAATGCCTTTTCGTTGGTTAGTATCCCTTGTACTGACGGTTTTTGGAACAGCAATAGTGATGTCCTAAAAAGGTCCAAGTAAGCCTTTAGAAGTTAGATAATGGCTTTGAcgaagagaaaaacaaaatggctttgacaaagagaaaaataaaatggctTTGACAAACAGCATTGCACTATTAGAGGAGGAGCCTTGAAAGTCTCAAAGACATGCCCAAGTTACAGTAAAAATGGGTTTCGTTCCAAGTGCATAGCTGGATACTTTTCCAGCAAGCAGTGTTCCAGATCTGTTCTGGAAGCTGATCTTTATCAACAGTCATGTTGTCACACCCCAAACTccaaagggtccaaagcatgagaaagacgTTTTAAAGTAACtgtaaatttttcctttttgacaattcaatccacataaatcatatcaagtaccaacatcaagaattatcataataattccattAAATATACTCTCAAAGTAAATCAGAGCTCTAAGCAATAATTACAAGGATcattggccacaaaagaatagaggtctgaataaataattatatatcattagcttgtcccatcagtgggAATAAAGTCACAACCACTATAACATACAAAAGAATAAGTTAAGCCTATTATAAGATGGACATCATCTAATATCTCCACTACAAAAGTTCAAcctccatcagtagttagtctaactactgtTAGCCATTAAAAAGCTTTCTCAAAAGATTTGTTGCCTACTCTGAAAAGTTTATAAACTAATGAAATGAGACAGAGCCCAATAAGCAGCATAATTAATGGGAGTGGGGGAAATGTAAATTTCATGATGATAACAATTTacaaatcatattttaatttgggaatttccaaataatttctacaaaaccatttcccaaaataatatgacaagaatgaatAAAATGACATGACACCAAGCTTCTCAAAATGCTCTCAtgaaattacatatatatatatatatatatatatatatatatattcctcaaAATAGCTCCACATGAAATTACATACTATACACTGTGAGCAATAACAATACCGTTCCAAACCAAAAAATCTAACCCAAGGCCACATGAATCTGCCGACACAAAGCCGAAACTAATAACCATCACAAAGACGGGTGCTAAGACACCAAGGTCACACAAACTATAGTATCTAGCTGGATAATCACCAGGTAatcacatgtttttttttttttttataggtaataataattttattaaaacaaactaaaaaatagacaaaagccaatacaaggtgttcatgatggtgaacacaaggaaaagcaataaacaaaataaacagcaaacaactaaaaggaaaaacttaAAACGCAATACTAAGGGAAGAAATAAACTCTAAGATAGTGGAGCATTCCGAGAAGCCCCAacacctagaccaatcaaataaagtctTCTGGTACAGAGCTTGTAATTGAACCAAGGATTTCTCAGTGTCCTCAAAAGAGCGCCGATTTCTTTCCGTCCAaacaatccacatcaaacaGCCGGGAATCATATTCCATatgtttgaattaaattttcctAGCCAAAAACTCCAACAATACACCAAGCTTTCCACAGAGCCTGGCATGACCCAATGTATCCCAAAGATCTGAAGCATGTAAACCCACAAAGAGTGAGCTACCGGACAATGGAGGAGAAGATGATCCACGGTTTCCTCATTCCGATGGCACATACAACACCTATTCACCAAAATGCGCCCCTTAAGCTTAAGATTATCCAAAGTAAGGATCTGCCCATGAACCGCtgtccacacaaaaaaagcCACCCTCCTAGGGATCTTAGctttccaaacacccttccacGGGAAATTGGAATCAGCTGCACCCCTAATGATATTGTAATAGGACCGGGTATCAAACATGCCATTCCCTTTGAGACACCAATGAGAGGTGTCATTCCCACCACCCCTAGGGATCTGAGATTGAATGAACTCAAGGAAAGATAAGGCAGCCCCTAATTCCCTTTCATGAAAGTTCCTATGAAATCTCAAATTCCAGATTCTATCGTTACCACCCTCTTGGTAGCATAGAACATCAGAAATGTAAGCTTCCTTGTCGTTAGAACACACATACAACTGAGGATAAAGCCTATTAAGCGTGTTATCCCCCACCACTAAGGACACATGGTTGGAGAAGCTCTCCCAACCATCATGAATACCATGCCATGGACCACAACCGTGAGCCCTTCTACAACTTTTAGAACTCCACCCCCCTTGACCCTCACCGTATTTAGAAGCAATAACCCTCCTCCAAAGATGAGTGCCTTCTCGCCCAAACCTCCATAACCATTTCCCTAACAATGCTTTATTAAAGTGCACTAACTTCCTGATCCCCAGACCACCCAAAGCTATCGGTAAACACACCTTctcccaagccaccaaaggaTATTTGAAACACTCCTCTGAAAATCCCCATAAAAACTTCCTCTGAATATGCTCCAATCTATCAGCCACAGCTACAGGAATGACAAATAAGGATAGACAGTACGTAGGAAGGCTAGAAAGAGTACTCTTCACCAGGGTAAGTCTACCCCCCTTAGATAAATAAACACGCTTCCAACCCGAGAGTTTCTTCTCCATCctctccaaaataggattccacaTAGATGCTATTTTGTAAGGGGTGCCCAACGGCATACCCAAGTACTTCAAAGGCAGACTACCCACCCTACAACGAAGAATGGCAGCCAACACATTTATATTTTCAACCTCCCCAACAGGAACAATCTCACCCTTCCCCGCATTAACTTTCAGACCAGTAAAAGCTTGGAAGCTAGTCAATGCCAGCCTAATGGATAACTACTGATCTCTAGACgcatcacaaaacaaaatgGTATCATCTGCAAACAACAAGTGTGAAATGTGTACCCCTATAGAGTTAGTAGGCCCCACACGAAAGCCACGAAGTAGACCACAACCCTCAGTTTTCTTCAGCAGCCTACTTAGAACTTCCATAAtaaagaggaaaagaagagggGACAGCGGATCACCTTGTCTCAACCCACGAGAGCTTCCAAAAAAGCCTACCGGGGATCCATTCACAATAATAGAGAAACGAACAGTAGTTATGCAAGCCTTAATCCACCCCCTCCATCTCACCCCAAAACCCATCCTAGCCAATAAGTAAAACAATGCGTCCCAATTCACATGGTCATAGGCTTTCTCAATGTCCAATTTGCAAACCACCCTGGGCACATGGCTCTTCAATTTGCTGTTTAGGCACTCATTAGCAATAAGCACTGAATCCAAAATTTGTCTCCCACCAACAAAAGCATTTTGGGACTTGGAGATGAGACTATCTAGCACAACCCTCAATCTATTTGCCAACACCTTAGACAACAGCTTGTACACACTCCCTACCAAACTAATAGGCCAAAAGTCCTTAACATTAATAGCATTATTTTACTTGGGAATTAGAGTGAGAAACGAGGCATTTAAAGACCTTTCAAACACTGAATACCTATGAAAGTGATCAAAAACAGCCATAACACCCTCCTCCACCACTctccagcatttttcaaaaaaagccATGGTGAAACCATCTGGTCCAGGAGCTTTATCCCCCTCCATCTCCATCAAAACCTGGATCACCTCTTCTTTAGAGAACTCCCTCTCCAAGGCCAACCTTTCATCCTCTCCAATGCAATCAAAATCCAATCCATCCACTGTTGGACGCCATATATCTGGCTCTTTGTAGAGATTTTGATAGAACTAAGCCACCTGAGCTTTTACAGTAGAACTATCCTCATATAAGACCCCATCAACCACAATGCTTCTAATGTGATTTGCTCTTCTATGAGAGTTCGCTAGTCTATGAAAAAATCGAGTGTTATTATCTCCCTCCTTCACATACAAAGCACGAGACTTTTGTCTCCAAAAAGTCTCTTCTAAAGCAGCTAAGGCTGCAATATCACCTTTAACCTGAGTTCGACGGGACTCTTCCTCATTAGAGAGGCCCCGCATTTCTTCCTTAGCATCTAGACCCAATAATTCAGCCAGCAAACACTTCTTCCTAAAAGCCAAATCTCCAAATTCCTCCTTATTCCACTTCTTAAGGTCTTCTTTCAGAGCCTTTAATTTCTGAGCTAGAACAAAACTAGGGGAGCCCAAAAAGCTATACCCCTCCCACCAAAGTTTAACTCTCTCGAGAAAACCCTCAGATCtaagccacatattctcaaacttAAAAGCACAGCGACCCCTATCCACTCCACCAGCTTCCACCGAGAGCGGACAATGATCGGAAATAACACGAGGGAGCACCCTTTGAGACACATTCCTAAAATGATCCACCCAATCCACACAAGCAAGAGTCCTGTCAATACGGGACATAGCCTGCGGCTCAGCATCTCTAAACCAGGTGAAAGATGCC encodes:
- the LOC115991381 gene encoding uncharacterized protein LOC115991381; its protein translation is MLSVDSNSFGQFSPLNFVGREGDPWSEKVEDVFTELLSISDKEKCDSQTGMIESVAVYANGIGEHNCSPLECASLSCWVPRVAKDLVLSMVDEVSEFDASKVEHSKWVSTMLKSFCKMVGFPIVKHEAHCVALFRLLEQECIEVANGGCIRPPVKAGQRGLRELRGLFSSVNYDGTETKLASSNSALVRSLWGSPFVDWAVLDAVQTSGRVWLIWDRRVVEKIDVSVVDLPLDGASFTWFRDAEPQAMSRIDRTLACVDWVDHFRNVSQRVLPRVISDHCPLSVEAGGVDRGRCAFKFENMWLRSEGFLERVKLWWEGYSFLGSPSFVLAQKLKALKEDLKKWNKEEFGDLAFRKKCLLAELLGLDAKEEMRGLSNEEESRRTQVKGDIAALAALEETFWRQKSRALYVKEGDNNTRFFHRLANSHRRANHIRSIVVDGVLYEDSSTVKAQDERLALEREFSKEEVIQVLMEMEGDKAPGPDGFTMAFFEKCWRVVEEGVMAVFDHFHSLVGSVYKLLSKVLANRLRVVLDSLISKSQNAFVGGRQILDSVLIANECLNSKLKSHVPRVVCKLDIEKAYDHVNWDALFYLLARMGFGVRWRGWIKACITTVRFSIIVNGSPVGFFGSSRGLRQVNAGKGEIVPVGEVENINVLAAILRCRVGSLPLKYLGMPLGTPYKIASMWNPILERMEKKLSGWKRVYLSKGGRLTLVKSTLSSLPTYCLSLFVIPVAVADRLEHIQRKFLWGFSEECFKYPLVAWEKVCLPIALGGLGIRKLVHFNKALLGKWLWRFGREGTHLWRRVIASKYGEGQGGWSSKSCRRAHGCGPWHGIHDGWESFSNHVSLVVGDNTLNRLYPQLYVCSNDKEAYISDVLCYQEGGNDRIWNLRFHRNFHERELGAALSFLEFIQSQIPRGGGNDTSHWCLKGNGMFDTRSYYNIIRGAADSNFPWKGVWKAKIPRRVAFFVWTAVHGQILTLDNLKLKGRILVNRCYLWDTLGHARLCGKLGVLLEFLARKI